A stretch of the Takifugu flavidus isolate HTHZ2018 chromosome 1, ASM371156v2, whole genome shotgun sequence genome encodes the following:
- the nrap gene encoding nebulin-related-anchoring protein isoform X4 — MQSCARCGFVVYPAEKINCIDQNWHKACFHCDICKMVLTANNFVSHKKRPYCSVHNPRNNTFTSVYEAPININAKKQSAASSELKYREDGKRFLSTFHYDMRSMELEKARLANQLAGQAFQSQSEFSQQQMWYSGTVTNQKIVTTSQTENTISDQYTAEYEQSRGKGSFPAMITPGYQTAKQASALASNLEYKKGHEERISKYTAFIDPPEVLLAKKQGQIVSDYAYTEEYGHQRGKGSFPAHLTPGYKMSKKASEQASDIKYRQMYEQEIKGKASTEAAMAEAVHARENGENFSQIAYTEEFEHQRGKGSFPAMITPGYYLAKKAQENASDLKYKKDLSKMKGTSHFHSLTSEDNLTLKNARKINKIVSEVEYRKDLENSKGHSINFCETPQFQNAAKVGRFASDIKYKEKHNSNLKGHYEGIDRKTMHAMKARKLASDIAYKQGCEQEQGEYNYPATQTPGYQSQRKLDPLKDKNYRQHIDQVKYSPVTDTPEIVLAKKNAQLVSKLNYTADYEKNKHQYTLSKDLPQIKTAKANAALCSDIKYKEEWEKSKSKACDISVDDLSVRAAKASRDLASDIKYKGNFMKEKEMAVGLNMSDSKTLHSLQVGKMSSDIEYKKGSKENQANFSLPLDMVNLSHAKKAQALASDLEYRTKLHDYTVMADDIKVQQAKKAYSLQSENLYRSDLNWMKGVGWEAEGCLNITQAKKAGELLSDTKYRQKADSIGFTQVADDLATQHAKKSQELQSDLAYKANIEQTLHQYTMTKDEPLFRQAKANADLLSAKVYKSNWEKQRDKGFELRLDSLSILTAKAKRDLASDVKYREEYERNKGKVIGIKSVSDDSQMAHSALATKIQSDRHYKKEYEDTKTKYSVDLDMLHISHAKKAQDLATETTYRTVLHEYTSLPTDMNVSWAKKAYGLQSDKQYKSDLNWMKGVGWEVSESLDVQQARKAGELISETKYRQNVSDLKFTSVEDTPEMVQAKVSNKLATDRLYREKGENEKHSYTLSGDLPEMVQAKLNARNLSESTYKESWMKIRDGGYKLRLDAIPFQSAKSCSEILSDQKYRAEFEKNKGKMIGLKGLQDDINIAHSVYATKLQSDIKYKENSAKDLSKYRLSMDMMEVAHAKKAQSLVSDQDYRLMLHQYTALPDDMKVQAAKRAYALQSENIYRSDLNYLRGAAWIATGALQIEGSKRATHLISDKKYRQQPSTFKHTSVTDSPDIVHAKLSGQLTNERLYKEKGVNDQHSYTITTERPEITQAKVNAANFSEVKYRESWHTLRAQGYKLTMQDIPFQAAKSSTGIASDYNYKYNHLQDKGKHIGVRNVSDDPRLLHCLHAGRLASDQEYRKDALMASGQYHLTPEMIHLVTAKNAQALASEQDYRKKLHEYTALPDDMKVRWAKEAYNLQSEKLYKSDLSFMKGVAWDGVGAPQLESAKKATELISEKKYRQQPDSLKFTSVTDSPDIVHAKASYQQCSERLYKSGQNDDMHRYTLHPDDPDFVRAKVNAQQISDKVYKASGEQVRTAGYDLRLDAIPFQTAKASREIASDLNYKVSHLKERGQQVGLRCVEDDPKMVHSLAASKLQSNLEYKRQSKEDRAHYKIHADQPEFLQAKKSQAQTSDITYRNRLHDYTCDPEQLNIKHAKKAYKLQSDVNYKSDLNWIKGVGWTPPGSHKAELARRAAELGLAEGVSADEAIARYQQMMMQMEQQQMSEQAETTEHLQPGVNMDAMEVLQVKRNKTIQRVQKTSTSATSFKSIEKKSSRSSSFAVQNTINTSMSSKPAAIEDE; from the exons ATGCAGTCCTGCGCCAGGTGTGGGTTTGTGGTCTACCCGGCAGAGAAGATCAACTGCATTGACCAG AACTGGCATAAAGCGTGTTTTCACTGTGACATCTGCAAGATGGTGCTCACCGCCAACAACTTTGTCAGCCACAAGAAGAGGCCATACTGCTCCGT ACACAATCCCCGAAACAACACGTTCACGAGCGTCTATGAGGCACCCATCAACATCAACGCCAAGAAGCAAAGCGCAGCGAGCAGCGAG CTGAAGTATCGTGAGGATGGCAAGCGCTTTTTGTCCACCTTTCACTATGACATGAGGTCcatggagctggagaaggctCGCCTAGCCAATCAGCTGGCCGGCCAG GCGTTCCAGTCTCAGTCGGAGTTTtcccagcagcagatgtggtACTCAGGCACGGTGACCAACCAGAAGATAGTGACAACCTCGCAGACCGAAAATACCATCAGCGAC CAGTACACAGCAGAGTATGAGCAGTCCAGAGGAAAAGGCAGCTTCCCCGCCATGATCACACCAGGTTACCAGACTGCAAAACAAGCCAGTGCTTTGGCCAGTAAT CTGGAATACAAAAAAGGACACGAGGAGAGAATTTCCAAGTACACCGCCTTCATTGACCCGCCAGAGGTGCTGCTGGCCAAGAAACAAGGACAGATTGTTAGCGAT TACGCCTACACGGAAGAATATGGGCATCAGCGAGGTAAAGGCAGTTTTCCTGCACATCTCACACCTGGATACAAGATGTCGAAGAAGGCCAGCGAGCAGGCCAGTGAT ATCAAGTATAGACAGATGTACGAGCAGGAGATCAAAGGCAAAGCCAGCACCGAAGCAGCCATGGCCGAAGCCGTCCACGCCAGAGAAAACGGAGAGAACTTCAGTCAG ATTGCCTATACGGAAGAGTTTGAGCATCAGCGGGGCAAAGGCAGCTTCCCAGCAATGATCACTCCTGGTTATTATCTTGCAAAGAAGGCTCAGGAAAACGCCAGCGAT CTAAAATACAAGAAAGACTTGAGCAAGATGAAGGGGACCTCGCACTTCCACAGCCTGACTTCTGAGGACAACCTGACTTTGAAGAACGCCCGAAAAATCAACAAGATTGTCAGTGAG GTGGAGTATAGGAAGGATCTGGAGAACAGTAAAGGTCACAGCATCAATTTCTGTGAGACGCCGCAGTTTCAAAACGCCGCCAAAGTCGGCAGGTTCGCCAGCGAT atcaaatacaaGGAGAAGCACAACAGCAACCTGAAGGGCCACTATGAGGGCATCGATAGGAAGACCATGCACGCCATGAAGGCCAGGAAGCTGGCTAGTGAT ATTGCATATAAACAAGGCtgtgagcaggagcagggggagTACAACTACCCGGCCACCCAGACCCCCGGATACCAGAGCCAGAGAAAACTGGACCCGCTGAAAGAT AAGAATTACAGGCAACACATTGACCAAGTGAAGTACAGCCCGGTGACAGACACCCCTGAGATTGTTCTGGCAAAGAAAAATGCTCAGCTGGTCAGCAAG CTCAACTACACAGCTGACTATGAAAAGAACAAACATCAGTACACGCTGTCCAAGGACCTGCCCCAAATCAAGACCGCCAAGGCCAACGCAGCCTTGTGCAGCGAT ATTAAATATAAGGAAGAGTGGGAGAAAAGCAAGTCCAAGGCCTGCGATATTAGCGTGGACGACCTGAGCGTCAGAGCCGCTAAAGCATCCCGCGACCTCGCCAGCGAT ATCAAATATAAGGGGAACTTCATGAAGGAAAAGGAGATGGCAGTGGGGCTCAACATGAGTGATTCCAAGACTCTGCACTCTCTCCAAGTGGGCAAGATGAGCAGTGAT ATTGAATACAAGAAAGGCTCTAAAGAGAACCAGGCCAACTTTAGCCTTCCTCTGGACATGGTCAACCTGAGCCATGCCAAAAAGGCCCAGGCTCTGGCGAGTGACCTGGAGTACCGCACCAAGCTGCACGACTACACCGTCATGGCCGACGACATCAAGGTCCAGCAGGCCAAAAAGGCTTATTCCCTGCAAAGCGAG AACCTTTATCGCTCGGACCTCAACTGGATGAAGGGAGTGGGCTGGGAGGCCGAAGGCTGTTTGAACATCACCCAGGCCAAAAAAGCTGGAGAGCTGCTGAGTGAT ACTAAGTACCGTCAGAAAGCAGACAGCATCGGGTTCACCCAGGTGGCTGATGACCTGGCCACCCAGCACGCCAAAAAgagccaggagctgcagagcgaC CTGGCGTACAAAGCAAACATCGAGCAGACGCTCCACCAGTACACCATGACGAAGGACGAGCCCCTTTTCAGACAAGCGAAGGCCAACGCCGACCTCCTCAGCGCG AAAGTGTACAAGAGCAACTGGGAGAAGCAGAGGGACAAGGGCTTCGAGCTCCGTTTGGACTCGCTCTCTATCCTCACCGCTAAAGCCAAGAGAGACCTCGCAAGTGAT GTCAAATACAGGGAAGAGTATGAGAGAAACAAAGGCAAGGTGATCGGCATCAAATCGGTGAGCGACGACTCTCAGATGGCTCATTCTGCTCTGGCCACTAAAATCCAGAGTGACCGCCACTACAAGAAGGAATACGAGGACACCAAGACCAAGTACAG TGTTGACCTGGACATGCTGCACATCAGCCATGCCAAGAAAGCTCAAGACCTGGCGACAGAGACAACTTACAGGACCGTCCTGCACGAATATACAAGTCTGCCCACAGACATGAACGTTTCCTGGGCTAAGAAGGCCTACGGGCTGCAGAGTGAC AAACAATACAAGTCCGATCTGAACTGGATGAAGGGCGTCGGATGGGAAGTTTCCGAATCCCTGGACGTCCAGCAGGCAAGAAAGGCCGGAGAGCTCATCAGCGAG ACAAAGTACCGGCAGAATGTGAGTGACCTGAAGTTCACCAGTGTGGAAGACACTCCAGAGATGGTCCAGGCCAAAGTCAGCAACAAACTGGCCACAGAT AGGCTGTACAGGGAGAAAGGAGAAAACGAGAAGCACAGCTACACGCTGAGCGGAGATCTGCCCGAGATGGTTCAGGCCAAGCTGAACGCCAGAAACCTGAGCGAG AGCACATACAAGGAATCCTGGATGAAGATCCGTGACGGCGGTTACAAGCTGCGCCTGGACGCCATTCCTTTCCAGTCGGCCAAATCCTGCTCAGAGATTCTCAGTGAT CAAAAATACAGAGCAGAATTTGAGAAGAACAAAGGGAAGATGATCGGACTGAAGGGACTCCAGGATGACATCAACATCGCTCACTCTGTCTACGCCACAAAGCTCCAAAGCGAC ATTAAGTATAAGGAGAACTCGGCGAAGGACCTCTCCAAGTATCGTCTTTCCATGGACATGATGGAGGTCGCCCACGCTAAAAAGGCCCAGTCGCTGGTCAGCGATCAGGACTACAGGCTCATGCTGCATCAGTACACCGCTCTGCCTGACGACATGAAGGTGCAGGCAGCTAAGAGGGCGTATGCCCTGCAGAGTGAG AACATTTATCGCTCTGACCTGAACTACCTGCGTGGAGCAGCCTGGATCGCCACAGGAGCTCTGCAGATTGAAGGCTCTAAGAGGGCCACCCACCTCATCAGTGAT aaaaaGTACCGGCAGCAGCCGTCCACCTTCAAGCACACGTCTGTCACTGACTCTCCGGACATCGTTCACGCCAAACTCAGCGGGCAGCTCACCAATGAA CGTTTGTACAAAGAAAAAGGGGTGAATGACCAACACAGTTACACTATAACAACCGAGAGGCCGGAGATTACACAAGCAAAGGTTAACGCAGCCAACTTCAGTGAG GTGAAATACAGAGAGTCCTGGCACACTCTGAGGGCTCAGGGCTACAAGCTCACCATGCAGGACATCCCCTTCCAGGCTGCTAAGAGCTCCACGGGCATCGCCAGTGAT TACAACTACAAGTACAACCACCTGCAGGATAAAGGAAAGCACATCGGCGTCAGAAATGTTTCCGATGACCCGCGTCTCCTGCACTGCCTCCACGCCGGCCGACTGGCCAGCGACCAGGAGTACAGGAAGGACGCCCTGATGGCCAGTGGCCAGTACCACCTCACCCCAGAGATGATACATCTGGTCACGGCCAAGAACGCGCAGGCCCTCGCCAGCGAGCAGGACTACAGGAAGAAACTGCACGAGTACACGGCGCTTCCCGATGATATGAAGGTCAGATGGGCCAAAGAGGCCTACAACCTGCAGAGtgag AAACTCTACAAATCAGACCTGAGCTTCATGAAGGGAGTGGCCTGGGATGGCGTGGGCGCACCTCAGCTGGAGTCAGCTAAAAAAGCCACCGAGCTCATCAGCGAG AAAAAGTATCGGCAGCAGCCCGACAGCCTAAAGTTTACCTCAGTGACGGACTCGCCGGATATTGTGCACGCCAAGGCGAGTTATCAGCAGTGCAGTGAG CGGCTGTACAAATCCGGACAGAACGACGACATGCACAGATACACTTTACATCCAGATGACCCAGACTTTGTCCGAGCCAAGGTCAACGCCCAGCAGATAAGCGAT AAAGTTTACAAGGCATCTGGGGAGCAAGTCAGGACGGCAGGTTATGATCTGCGGCTGGATGCTATTCCCTTCCAGACTGCCAAGGCCTCCAGAGAAATCGCCAGTGAT CTCAACTACAAAGTGTCCCACCTGAAGGAGAGGGGCCAACAGGTGGGGCTCCGCTGTGTGGAGGATGACCCCAAGATGGTGCACTCCCTGGCAGCCAGCAAACTGCAAAGCAACCTGGAGTACAAACGCCAGTCCAAGGAGGACCGGGCCCACTACAAAATCCACGCAGACCAGCCCGAGTTCCTGCAGGCGAAAAAGAGTCAGGCTCAAACTAGTGACATCACCTACCGCAACAGGCTCCACGACTACACCTGTGACCCCGAGCAGCTCAACATCAAGCACGCCAAGAAGGCCTACAAGCTACAGAGTGAT GTGAACTACAAATCGGACCTGAATTGGATCAAAGGAGTGGGCTGGACCCCTCCTGGTTCCCACAAGGCCGAACTTGCCCGCCGGGCTGCAGAGTTGGGGCTCGCCGAGGGAGTCAGCGCCGATGAAGCCATCGCGAGATATCAGCAGATGATGATG cagatggagcagcagcagatgtctgAGCAGGCAGAGACCACTGAGCACCTTCAACCAGGGGTCAACATGGATGCTATGGAGGTGCTTCAGGTCAAGAGGAATAAGACCATCCAGAGGGTGCAGAAAACGTCCACGTCCGCAACTTCCTTCAAGTCAATAGAGAAGAAATCCAGCAGGTCTTCATCGTTTGCCGTGCAGAACACCATCAACACGTCCATGTCCAGTAAACCTGCTGCCATAGAGGATGAGTAG
- the nrap gene encoding nebulin-related-anchoring protein isoform X5 has translation MQSCARCGFVVYPAEKINCIDQNWHKACFHCDICKMVLTANNFVSHKKRPYCSVHNPRNNTFTSVYEAPININAKKQSAASSEAFQSQSEFSQQQMWYSGTVTNQKIVTTSQTENTISDQYTAEYEQSRGKGSFPAMITPGYQTAKQASALASNLEYKKGHEERISKYTAFIDPPEVLLAKKQGQIVSDYAYTEEYGHQRGKGSFPAHLTPGYKMSKKASEQASDIKYRQMYEQEIKGKASTEAAMAEAVHARENGENFSQIAYTEEFEHQRGKGSFPAMITPGYYLAKKAQENASDLKYKKDLSKMKGTSHFHSLTSEDNLTLKNARKINKIVSEVEYRKDLENSKGHSINFCETPQFQNAAKVGRFASDIKYKEKHNSNLKGHYEGIDRKTMHAMKARKLASDIAYKQGCEQEQGEYNYPATQTPGYQSQRKLDPLKDKNYRQHIDQVKYSPVTDTPEIVLAKKNAQLVSKLNYTADYEKNKHQYTLSKDLPQIKTAKANAALCSDIKYKEEWEKSKSKACDISVDDLSVRAAKASRDLASDIKYKGNFMKEKEMAVGLNMSDSKTLHSLQVGKMSSDIEYKKGSKENQANFSLPLDMVNLSHAKKAQALASDLEYRTKLHDYTVMADDIKVQQAKKAYSLQSENLYRSDLNWMKGVGWEAEGCLNITQAKKAGELLSDTKYRQKADSIGFTQVADDLATQHAKKSQELQSDLAYKANIEQTLHQYTMTKDEPLFRQAKANADLLSAKVYKSNWEKQRDKGFELRLDSLSILTAKAKRDLASDVKYREEYERNKGKVIGIKSVSDDSQMAHSALATKIQSDRHYKKEYEDTKTKYSVDLDMLHISHAKKAQDLATETTYRTVLHEYTSLPTDMNVSWAKKAYGLQSDKQYKSDLNWMKGVGWEVSESLDVQQARKAGELISETKYRQNVSDLKFTSVEDTPEMVQAKVSNKLATDRLYREKGENEKHSYTLSGDLPEMVQAKLNARNLSESTYKESWMKIRDGGYKLRLDAIPFQSAKSCSEILSDQKYRAEFEKNKGKMIGLKGLQDDINIAHSVYATKLQSDIKYKENSAKDLSKYRLSMDMMEVAHAKKAQSLVSDQDYRLMLHQYTALPDDMKVQAAKRAYALQSENIYRSDLNYLRGAAWIATGALQIEGSKRATHLISDKKYRQQPSTFKHTSVTDSPDIVHAKLSGQLTNERLYKEKGVNDQHSYTITTERPEITQAKVNAANFSEVKYRESWHTLRAQGYKLTMQDIPFQAAKSSTGIASDYNYKYNHLQDKGKHIGVRNVSDDPRLLHCLHAGRLASDQEYRKDALMASGQYHLTPEMIHLVTAKNAQALASEQDYRKKLHEYTALPDDMKVRWAKEAYNLQSEKLYKSDLSFMKGVAWDGVGAPQLESAKKATELISEKKYRQQPDSLKFTSVTDSPDIVHAKASYQQCSERLYKSGQNDDMHRYTLHPDDPDFVRAKVNAQQISDKVYKASGEQVRTAGYDLRLDAIPFQTAKASREIASDLNYKVSHLKERGQQVGLRCVEDDPKMVHSLAASKLQSNLEYKRQSKEDRAHYKIHADQPEFLQAKKSQAQTSDITYRNRLHDYTCDPEQLNIKHAKKAYKLQSDVNYKSDLNWIKGVGWTPPGSHKAELARRAAELGLAEGVSADEAIARYQQMMMLHYQQQMEQQQMSEQAETTEHLQPGVNMDAMEVLQVKRNKTIQRVQKTSTSATSFKSIEKKSSRSSSFAVQNTINTSMSSKPAAIEDE, from the exons ATGCAGTCCTGCGCCAGGTGTGGGTTTGTGGTCTACCCGGCAGAGAAGATCAACTGCATTGACCAG AACTGGCATAAAGCGTGTTTTCACTGTGACATCTGCAAGATGGTGCTCACCGCCAACAACTTTGTCAGCCACAAGAAGAGGCCATACTGCTCCGT ACACAATCCCCGAAACAACACGTTCACGAGCGTCTATGAGGCACCCATCAACATCAACGCCAAGAAGCAAAGCGCAGCGAGCAGCGAG GCGTTCCAGTCTCAGTCGGAGTTTtcccagcagcagatgtggtACTCAGGCACGGTGACCAACCAGAAGATAGTGACAACCTCGCAGACCGAAAATACCATCAGCGAC CAGTACACAGCAGAGTATGAGCAGTCCAGAGGAAAAGGCAGCTTCCCCGCCATGATCACACCAGGTTACCAGACTGCAAAACAAGCCAGTGCTTTGGCCAGTAAT CTGGAATACAAAAAAGGACACGAGGAGAGAATTTCCAAGTACACCGCCTTCATTGACCCGCCAGAGGTGCTGCTGGCCAAGAAACAAGGACAGATTGTTAGCGAT TACGCCTACACGGAAGAATATGGGCATCAGCGAGGTAAAGGCAGTTTTCCTGCACATCTCACACCTGGATACAAGATGTCGAAGAAGGCCAGCGAGCAGGCCAGTGAT ATCAAGTATAGACAGATGTACGAGCAGGAGATCAAAGGCAAAGCCAGCACCGAAGCAGCCATGGCCGAAGCCGTCCACGCCAGAGAAAACGGAGAGAACTTCAGTCAG ATTGCCTATACGGAAGAGTTTGAGCATCAGCGGGGCAAAGGCAGCTTCCCAGCAATGATCACTCCTGGTTATTATCTTGCAAAGAAGGCTCAGGAAAACGCCAGCGAT CTAAAATACAAGAAAGACTTGAGCAAGATGAAGGGGACCTCGCACTTCCACAGCCTGACTTCTGAGGACAACCTGACTTTGAAGAACGCCCGAAAAATCAACAAGATTGTCAGTGAG GTGGAGTATAGGAAGGATCTGGAGAACAGTAAAGGTCACAGCATCAATTTCTGTGAGACGCCGCAGTTTCAAAACGCCGCCAAAGTCGGCAGGTTCGCCAGCGAT atcaaatacaaGGAGAAGCACAACAGCAACCTGAAGGGCCACTATGAGGGCATCGATAGGAAGACCATGCACGCCATGAAGGCCAGGAAGCTGGCTAGTGAT ATTGCATATAAACAAGGCtgtgagcaggagcagggggagTACAACTACCCGGCCACCCAGACCCCCGGATACCAGAGCCAGAGAAAACTGGACCCGCTGAAAGAT AAGAATTACAGGCAACACATTGACCAAGTGAAGTACAGCCCGGTGACAGACACCCCTGAGATTGTTCTGGCAAAGAAAAATGCTCAGCTGGTCAGCAAG CTCAACTACACAGCTGACTATGAAAAGAACAAACATCAGTACACGCTGTCCAAGGACCTGCCCCAAATCAAGACCGCCAAGGCCAACGCAGCCTTGTGCAGCGAT ATTAAATATAAGGAAGAGTGGGAGAAAAGCAAGTCCAAGGCCTGCGATATTAGCGTGGACGACCTGAGCGTCAGAGCCGCTAAAGCATCCCGCGACCTCGCCAGCGAT ATCAAATATAAGGGGAACTTCATGAAGGAAAAGGAGATGGCAGTGGGGCTCAACATGAGTGATTCCAAGACTCTGCACTCTCTCCAAGTGGGCAAGATGAGCAGTGAT ATTGAATACAAGAAAGGCTCTAAAGAGAACCAGGCCAACTTTAGCCTTCCTCTGGACATGGTCAACCTGAGCCATGCCAAAAAGGCCCAGGCTCTGGCGAGTGACCTGGAGTACCGCACCAAGCTGCACGACTACACCGTCATGGCCGACGACATCAAGGTCCAGCAGGCCAAAAAGGCTTATTCCCTGCAAAGCGAG AACCTTTATCGCTCGGACCTCAACTGGATGAAGGGAGTGGGCTGGGAGGCCGAAGGCTGTTTGAACATCACCCAGGCCAAAAAAGCTGGAGAGCTGCTGAGTGAT ACTAAGTACCGTCAGAAAGCAGACAGCATCGGGTTCACCCAGGTGGCTGATGACCTGGCCACCCAGCACGCCAAAAAgagccaggagctgcagagcgaC CTGGCGTACAAAGCAAACATCGAGCAGACGCTCCACCAGTACACCATGACGAAGGACGAGCCCCTTTTCAGACAAGCGAAGGCCAACGCCGACCTCCTCAGCGCG AAAGTGTACAAGAGCAACTGGGAGAAGCAGAGGGACAAGGGCTTCGAGCTCCGTTTGGACTCGCTCTCTATCCTCACCGCTAAAGCCAAGAGAGACCTCGCAAGTGAT GTCAAATACAGGGAAGAGTATGAGAGAAACAAAGGCAAGGTGATCGGCATCAAATCGGTGAGCGACGACTCTCAGATGGCTCATTCTGCTCTGGCCACTAAAATCCAGAGTGACCGCCACTACAAGAAGGAATACGAGGACACCAAGACCAAGTACAG TGTTGACCTGGACATGCTGCACATCAGCCATGCCAAGAAAGCTCAAGACCTGGCGACAGAGACAACTTACAGGACCGTCCTGCACGAATATACAAGTCTGCCCACAGACATGAACGTTTCCTGGGCTAAGAAGGCCTACGGGCTGCAGAGTGAC AAACAATACAAGTCCGATCTGAACTGGATGAAGGGCGTCGGATGGGAAGTTTCCGAATCCCTGGACGTCCAGCAGGCAAGAAAGGCCGGAGAGCTCATCAGCGAG ACAAAGTACCGGCAGAATGTGAGTGACCTGAAGTTCACCAGTGTGGAAGACACTCCAGAGATGGTCCAGGCCAAAGTCAGCAACAAACTGGCCACAGAT AGGCTGTACAGGGAGAAAGGAGAAAACGAGAAGCACAGCTACACGCTGAGCGGAGATCTGCCCGAGATGGTTCAGGCCAAGCTGAACGCCAGAAACCTGAGCGAG AGCACATACAAGGAATCCTGGATGAAGATCCGTGACGGCGGTTACAAGCTGCGCCTGGACGCCATTCCTTTCCAGTCGGCCAAATCCTGCTCAGAGATTCTCAGTGAT CAAAAATACAGAGCAGAATTTGAGAAGAACAAAGGGAAGATGATCGGACTGAAGGGACTCCAGGATGACATCAACATCGCTCACTCTGTCTACGCCACAAAGCTCCAAAGCGAC ATTAAGTATAAGGAGAACTCGGCGAAGGACCTCTCCAAGTATCGTCTTTCCATGGACATGATGGAGGTCGCCCACGCTAAAAAGGCCCAGTCGCTGGTCAGCGATCAGGACTACAGGCTCATGCTGCATCAGTACACCGCTCTGCCTGACGACATGAAGGTGCAGGCAGCTAAGAGGGCGTATGCCCTGCAGAGTGAG AACATTTATCGCTCTGACCTGAACTACCTGCGTGGAGCAGCCTGGATCGCCACAGGAGCTCTGCAGATTGAAGGCTCTAAGAGGGCCACCCACCTCATCAGTGAT aaaaaGTACCGGCAGCAGCCGTCCACCTTCAAGCACACGTCTGTCACTGACTCTCCGGACATCGTTCACGCCAAACTCAGCGGGCAGCTCACCAATGAA CGTTTGTACAAAGAAAAAGGGGTGAATGACCAACACAGTTACACTATAACAACCGAGAGGCCGGAGATTACACAAGCAAAGGTTAACGCAGCCAACTTCAGTGAG GTGAAATACAGAGAGTCCTGGCACACTCTGAGGGCTCAGGGCTACAAGCTCACCATGCAGGACATCCCCTTCCAGGCTGCTAAGAGCTCCACGGGCATCGCCAGTGAT TACAACTACAAGTACAACCACCTGCAGGATAAAGGAAAGCACATCGGCGTCAGAAATGTTTCCGATGACCCGCGTCTCCTGCACTGCCTCCACGCCGGCCGACTGGCCAGCGACCAGGAGTACAGGAAGGACGCCCTGATGGCCAGTGGCCAGTACCACCTCACCCCAGAGATGATACATCTGGTCACGGCCAAGAACGCGCAGGCCCTCGCCAGCGAGCAGGACTACAGGAAGAAACTGCACGAGTACACGGCGCTTCCCGATGATATGAAGGTCAGATGGGCCAAAGAGGCCTACAACCTGCAGAGtgag AAACTCTACAAATCAGACCTGAGCTTCATGAAGGGAGTGGCCTGGGATGGCGTGGGCGCACCTCAGCTGGAGTCAGCTAAAAAAGCCACCGAGCTCATCAGCGAG AAAAAGTATCGGCAGCAGCCCGACAGCCTAAAGTTTACCTCAGTGACGGACTCGCCGGATATTGTGCACGCCAAGGCGAGTTATCAGCAGTGCAGTGAG CGGCTGTACAAATCCGGACAGAACGACGACATGCACAGATACACTTTACATCCAGATGACCCAGACTTTGTCCGAGCCAAGGTCAACGCCCAGCAGATAAGCGAT AAAGTTTACAAGGCATCTGGGGAGCAAGTCAGGACGGCAGGTTATGATCTGCGGCTGGATGCTATTCCCTTCCAGACTGCCAAGGCCTCCAGAGAAATCGCCAGTGAT CTCAACTACAAAGTGTCCCACCTGAAGGAGAGGGGCCAACAGGTGGGGCTCCGCTGTGTGGAGGATGACCCCAAGATGGTGCACTCCCTGGCAGCCAGCAAACTGCAAAGCAACCTGGAGTACAAACGCCAGTCCAAGGAGGACCGGGCCCACTACAAAATCCACGCAGACCAGCCCGAGTTCCTGCAGGCGAAAAAGAGTCAGGCTCAAACTAGTGACATCACCTACCGCAACAGGCTCCACGACTACACCTGTGACCCCGAGCAGCTCAACATCAAGCACGCCAAGAAGGCCTACAAGCTACAGAGTGAT GTGAACTACAAATCGGACCTGAATTGGATCAAAGGAGTGGGCTGGACCCCTCCTGGTTCCCACAAGGCCGAACTTGCCCGCCGGGCTGCAGAGTTGGGGCTCGCCGAGGGAGTCAGCGCCGATGAAGCCATCGCGAGATATCAGCAGATGATGATG CTGCACtatcagcagcagatggagcagcagcagatgtctgAGCAGGCAGAGACCACTGAGCACCTTCAACCAGGGGTCAACATGGATGCTATGGAGGTGCTTCAGGTCAAGAGGAATAAGACCATCCAGAGGGTGCAGAAAACGTCCACGTCCGCAACTTCCTTCAAGTCAATAGAGAAGAAATCCAGCAGGTCTTCATCGTTTGCCGTGCAGAACACCATCAACACGTCCATGTCCAGTAAACCTGCTGCCATAGAGGATGAGTAG